The Edaphobacter sp. 12200R-103 genome contains a region encoding:
- a CDS encoding LOG family protein: protein MALDEKNSQTATPATPEAPEPLEIAPLAYENPDFINSPDARILRIMSEYQEPLSRFRRERIQDTIVFFGSARFRALDVAAANFELLANTGSREAAAEQPARLEEIEHGKATGARLRLAGAAIEMAAYYEDARILANMLATWAKSLPGPRHRFVITSGGGPGIMEAANRGAYEAGAKTIGLNIKLPFEQQPNPYITPSLNFDFHYFFMRKYWLVYLAKALVIFPGGFGTLDEMFEILTLAQTHKLAKKIPVVIYGTPYWKSVMNLDVLAEKGAIAHADLSLFRFADTPEDAFEILKEELTKNHLDSDYEKALQERARRAAGAQEVPHDPAPTAQDILGPDIASTR, encoded by the coding sequence ATGGCACTTGACGAAAAGAATTCGCAGACAGCAACCCCGGCAACCCCCGAAGCTCCTGAGCCGCTGGAGATTGCTCCACTGGCGTATGAAAACCCGGACTTCATCAACTCCCCCGATGCCCGCATTCTCCGCATCATGTCCGAGTACCAGGAACCGCTCAGCCGTTTTCGTCGCGAGCGCATCCAGGACACCATCGTCTTCTTCGGCTCGGCGCGCTTTCGCGCTCTCGACGTCGCCGCCGCCAACTTCGAGTTGCTGGCCAACACCGGCTCGCGCGAGGCTGCAGCCGAACAGCCCGCTCGGCTCGAAGAGATCGAGCACGGCAAAGCCACCGGCGCACGGCTGCGGCTGGCCGGCGCCGCTATCGAGATGGCCGCCTACTACGAGGACGCCCGCATCCTCGCCAACATGCTCGCCACCTGGGCGAAGTCTCTTCCCGGCCCGCGCCACCGCTTCGTCATAACCTCCGGCGGAGGCCCCGGAATCATGGAGGCGGCCAACCGCGGAGCCTACGAGGCCGGCGCCAAGACCATCGGGCTCAACATCAAGCTTCCCTTCGAGCAGCAGCCCAACCCCTACATCACTCCCTCGCTCAACTTCGACTTCCACTACTTCTTCATGCGCAAGTACTGGCTGGTGTATCTGGCCAAGGCGCTGGTCATCTTCCCCGGCGGCTTCGGAACGCTGGACGAGATGTTTGAGATCCTCACCCTGGCCCAGACCCACAAGCTGGCCAAGAAGATCCCGGTGGTGATCTACGGCACACCCTACTGGAAGAGCGTGATGAATCTCGATGTGCTGGCGGAGAAGGGTGCGATCGCGCACGCCGACCTCAGCCTGTTCCGGTTTGCAGATACCCCCGAAGACGCCTTCGAGATCCTGAAAGAGGAGCTGACGAAGAACCACCTGGATTCGGACTACGAGAAGGCTCTGCAGGAACGGGCGCGCCGCGCCGCTGGAGCACAGGAGGTTCCCCACGATCCTGCTCCGACCGCGCAGGACATCCTGGGCCCGGACATCGCATCGACCCGGTAG
- a CDS encoding YkgB family protein, whose amino-acid sequence MNLLIGILEKSGLLKKDLDYKLVRWSMVMIFLFFGYQKWFSYEAHTLIPFIGNGPLISWMYPAFGIQGASWFLGVAEWLFGGLLFAGFWNKKLGVFGALGSAASFVATLTIIPFMPDGWNASAGGFPAMQGNVAFLAKDLVLFAASIYLLKQDAERVISGMRDADVR is encoded by the coding sequence ATGAATTTGCTGATCGGGATCCTGGAGAAGTCAGGGCTTTTGAAGAAAGATCTGGATTACAAACTGGTTCGCTGGTCGATGGTGATGATCTTCCTGTTCTTCGGCTATCAGAAATGGTTCAGCTATGAGGCCCATACGTTGATCCCGTTTATCGGGAATGGGCCGCTGATCTCGTGGATGTATCCGGCCTTTGGCATCCAGGGAGCCTCGTGGTTTCTAGGAGTGGCGGAGTGGTTGTTTGGAGGGCTTTTGTTTGCGGGATTCTGGAACAAGAAACTCGGCGTTTTTGGCGCCCTCGGGTCGGCAGCTTCGTTCGTTGCGACACTGACCATCATTCCGTTCATGCCGGATGGATGGAACGCTTCGGCAGGCGGATTTCCGGCGATGCAGGGAAATGTAGCGTTCCTTGCAAAAGACCTGGTCCTCTTCGCTGCGTCCATTTATCTGCTGAAACAGGATGCCGAAAGAGTCATAAGCGGCATGAGAGATGCAGACGTAAGATAA
- a CDS encoding AraC family transcriptional regulator, producing the protein MDWLSSLLDLVAVSGRLDIRCLYATPWRLALGSFQPGEIPYHIVVKGAAVLQNPSGGPPQKIHSGDILILPHGRSHVLEDGSGLQPVKAYPEKSLNLVVDRNAGTGDPLDMLCGRFLVAQPYDRLLLDYLPDDLIIRAGDQSTPAGSQLAALIELMRTEANTGTLGGYAMLNALSAAVFALALRVASESNIVPTGLLAAAAEPRLGPALTAMFQEPGCSWTLPELARLSHMSRATFVRHFRRKMGRSASDLLTDIRMTLAARRLRNSSASTAEVAESAGYLSDAAFQRAFKQRMGMTPAQWRRAKRTV; encoded by the coding sequence ATGGATTGGCTAAGTTCCCTTCTTGACCTTGTTGCCGTCAGCGGCCGCCTCGATATCCGTTGCCTTTATGCAACGCCCTGGCGCCTGGCTCTGGGTTCCTTTCAGCCGGGGGAAATTCCTTATCACATCGTCGTGAAAGGGGCTGCCGTATTGCAGAATCCGTCCGGTGGACCTCCTCAAAAGATCCATTCAGGGGACATCCTCATCCTGCCTCACGGTCGCTCGCATGTTCTTGAGGATGGCAGCGGACTGCAGCCTGTTAAGGCTTACCCCGAGAAGAGCCTCAATTTAGTCGTCGATAGAAATGCCGGAACCGGAGATCCGCTGGACATGTTGTGTGGCCGTTTCCTGGTAGCGCAGCCGTACGACCGTCTCCTGCTCGATTACCTCCCGGATGACCTGATCATTCGGGCGGGAGATCAAAGCACTCCTGCCGGATCGCAACTTGCTGCTTTGATCGAACTGATGCGGACGGAAGCAAACACCGGCACCTTAGGCGGATATGCCATGCTCAATGCCCTCTCCGCCGCTGTGTTTGCTCTGGCTCTACGTGTGGCCAGTGAATCGAACATCGTTCCAACGGGGCTGCTGGCTGCTGCGGCTGAGCCACGCCTTGGGCCTGCCCTGACGGCCATGTTTCAGGAACCCGGGTGCTCCTGGACCCTGCCCGAACTCGCGCGCCTCAGCCATATGTCGCGGGCGACCTTCGTCCGTCATTTCCGCCGGAAGATGGGGCGGTCGGCAAGCGATCTTCTCACGGATATCCGTATGACCCTGGCGGCAAGGAGATTGCGCAATTCCTCAGCGTCTACCGCCGAGGTGGCAGAATCGGCAGGCTATCTATCGGACGCCGCCTTCCAGCGTGCATTCAAGCAGCGTATGGGAATGACGCCGGCACAATGGCGGCGCGCAAAGCGCACCGTCTGA
- a CDS encoding M64 family metallopeptidase, with the protein MPDSVTQVLSSGPVGAKVNIAVMGDGFAAGDQTLYNNKVQEFLLDGVFGHDYFYEDKQAFNIFRVNLISVDSGVSTRQYDEHGTPDDPSDDTITSTTLRNTALGYIFSGSWAHCWLEGGANTSTLVNNALNKWVPDYNLVVIFLNNPNYGGCGGGGFQVVPLGIDWHVLAHEFGHGLGALADEYCTSKVYSGGEPGNVDVTINTNRNTLKWKNFVAPTTPIPTGIGNCAGYTQGTRPADWDDTQSVGLFEGGGTNGTGMYRPVINCRMRSNTPEYCPVCYTQMKRINDAKTEHTFLDCHTGDFNGDGKDDLLIHTNNSIQIFRSNGSQMDIVFSAVAIVPGSWQFTAGDQFYIGDFNGDGKKEVVVYNSTNWIMPYLGLLADDGANGLRLIARYDGSMPGWQFSKDDRFFVGDFDGDHKQDLFVFNGTNWAIPYLGMLHSTGTGFQVIHRYDANMPGWQMTKGDQFYTGDFNGDGKCDLFVFNGSNWVYPYLGMLSSNGSSLSMAHRYDNVLPSWQMTKGDRFYPADSNGDGKVDLYVFNGDNWSIAYLGMLQSTGSGLNMAHRYDGSVPGWQMRKHDQFWVGDVTGDRKQDLFVYNCNDWATQYLGSMISSGSALSATWSADWVGEWNLGTVDRFEPCNYEGGKAHRDLVVHNHDWLGLIRSTPTMQLQKIYYRFIHNYRYGRNW; encoded by the coding sequence ATGCCTGATTCAGTGACGCAGGTCCTCAGTTCCGGTCCCGTTGGCGCCAAAGTCAACATAGCCGTCATGGGCGATGGCTTCGCCGCCGGCGACCAGACTCTCTACAACAACAAGGTCCAGGAGTTTCTCCTTGATGGCGTCTTCGGCCACGACTACTTCTACGAAGACAAACAGGCCTTCAACATCTTCCGCGTCAATCTGATCTCCGTCGACTCCGGCGTAAGCACCCGCCAGTACGACGAGCACGGAACCCCGGACGACCCTTCCGACGACACCATCACCAGCACAACCCTGAGGAACACGGCCCTTGGCTACATCTTCAGCGGGTCCTGGGCGCACTGCTGGCTCGAGGGAGGCGCCAACACCTCGACGCTGGTCAACAACGCTCTGAACAAGTGGGTGCCGGACTACAACCTGGTCGTCATCTTCCTCAATAACCCCAACTACGGGGGATGTGGAGGCGGCGGGTTCCAGGTGGTGCCGCTCGGAATCGACTGGCATGTCCTGGCGCACGAGTTCGGACACGGATTGGGCGCACTCGCCGATGAGTACTGCACCAGCAAGGTCTACTCCGGCGGCGAGCCCGGCAACGTGGATGTCACAATCAACACGAATCGCAACACGCTCAAGTGGAAAAACTTCGTTGCGCCGACGACCCCCATTCCGACCGGCATCGGCAACTGTGCGGGCTACACGCAAGGCACACGTCCGGCGGACTGGGACGACACCCAGAGCGTCGGCCTCTTCGAAGGCGGTGGAACCAACGGCACCGGCATGTATCGGCCGGTCATCAACTGCCGCATGCGCAGCAATACCCCGGAGTACTGCCCCGTCTGCTACACGCAGATGAAGCGCATCAACGACGCCAAGACCGAACACACCTTCCTCGACTGCCATACCGGCGACTTCAATGGCGACGGCAAGGACGACCTGCTGATCCACACCAACAACTCCATCCAGATCTTCCGCTCGAACGGAAGCCAGATGGACATCGTCTTCAGCGCTGTCGCGATCGTTCCCGGCTCGTGGCAGTTCACTGCGGGCGATCAGTTCTACATCGGAGACTTCAACGGAGACGGCAAGAAGGAAGTTGTCGTCTACAACTCGACCAACTGGATCATGCCGTATCTCGGCCTGCTTGCCGACGACGGCGCGAATGGCCTGCGGCTCATCGCCCGCTACGACGGCTCCATGCCGGGCTGGCAGTTCTCAAAGGACGACAGGTTCTTTGTCGGCGACTTCGACGGCGACCATAAGCAGGACCTGTTCGTCTTCAACGGAACCAACTGGGCCATCCCGTACCTCGGAATGCTGCACTCGACGGGAACCGGATTCCAGGTCATTCACCGCTATGACGCCAACATGCCAGGCTGGCAGATGACCAAGGGAGACCAGTTCTACACGGGAGACTTCAACGGAGACGGCAAATGCGATCTGTTCGTCTTCAATGGATCGAACTGGGTCTATCCCTACCTGGGGATGCTCTCGTCCAACGGCTCCAGCCTGTCGATGGCGCATCGTTACGATAACGTCCTTCCGTCGTGGCAGATGACCAAGGGCGATCGCTTCTATCCGGCGGACTCCAACGGCGACGGCAAGGTCGATCTCTATGTCTTCAACGGAGATAACTGGAGTATTGCGTACCTCGGCATGCTTCAGTCGACCGGGTCGGGTCTGAACATGGCGCATCGTTACGATGGAAGCGTGCCGGGCTGGCAAATGCGCAAACACGACCAGTTCTGGGTGGGCGACGTCACCGGAGACAGGAAGCAGGATCTCTTCGTCTATAACTGCAACGACTGGGCGACGCAGTATCTCGGCAGTATGATTTCCAGCGGTTCCGCGTTGTCCGCAACCTGGTCGGCAGACTGGGTGGGAGAGTGGAACCTTGGCACCGTCGACCGGTTTGAGCCCTGTAACTACGAGGGCGGCAAGGCGCATCGCGATCTGGTTGTGCACAACCACGACTGGCTGGGCCTTATCCGCTCCACTCCAACCATGCAGCTGCAGAAGATCTACTACCGGTTTATTCACAACTATCGGTATGGAAGAAACTGGTAA
- a CDS encoding ABC transporter permease, which translates to MFLDESLRRIKMLFRGSRFRKELQEEMRTHRELREQEYLDRGRNPVAAHREANRRFGNPATLQEKSYQSWGWSWLTSLVQDVRYGVRSMFRSPALTIVALLSLALGIGANTAIFSFIDTLMLRSLPVKDPAQLMFFGREGESGITDDIASTTLYSYPFFREMQKRNSVFSDVAALLSMLDTIHGTIEGQDAMQPMRVQLVSGSYFPTLGVQAIQGRALTEADDTTEGDHPVVVVSYAWWKRALASDPAVLSRKLILGTTKFDIVGVAPPEFFGTSVGEEPDMWAPLSMMHSVPPMWDGYKKNFWDGMYVIGRLKPGVSPEQATSNVNLLYQQIIRSFPDADLSERNLGYLQRAHVELTPMSKGLSSLRRRFSDPLRVLMGITALVLLIACANIANLLLARSTARARELAVRQALGAGRLRIVRQLLTESLVLALTGGLLGVGLARIADRLLLRMISGGPDLVPLDVSLNTHLLVFTFVVAVSTAILFGIIPAFRSTRLELTEALKDGRSSSSRGSSKSRVGKVLIVSQIALSLVLMVGAVLFIRTLMNLNNIDTGFNREGVLRLDIDSNVTGLKSDDPRMIAMFQQIEQRVSALPGVKAASFASFLFSQGSWSTSIRVVGQNLNDQVNIKHNVVGNGYLATMQIPLLAGRNFGPQDTATSHKVAIISEHMVKDLFPAGVNPIGHHYYDGLDALPDTEVEVIGIAKDVKFGSLQERPQYIDYMPNPQHPWGYGTLAVRYTGNFETVSRAVQQAIHSVNPRLPISNIGTLDEQVSRTLTYHRIVAQLSAFFGLLAVFLSCIGIYGLMSYMVGKRTSEIGIRIAIGASRASVRWLVLREIAVLTAIGIAIGIPVTLGASRVVGAMLYGLHGADASSVLASVVALLAVALLAAYLPARRAASVDPVIALRYE; encoded by the coding sequence ATGTTTCTCGATGAATCTCTGCGCCGCATCAAGATGTTGTTCCGGGGAAGCCGTTTTCGGAAAGAGCTGCAGGAAGAGATGCGCACGCATCGGGAGCTGCGCGAACAGGAGTACCTGGACCGAGGCAGGAACCCCGTGGCAGCCCATCGTGAAGCGAATCGCCGCTTTGGCAATCCCGCCACGCTCCAGGAGAAGAGCTATCAAAGCTGGGGATGGAGCTGGCTCACCAGCCTGGTGCAGGACGTCCGCTACGGCGTGCGATCCATGTTCCGCAGCCCCGCTCTCACCATCGTGGCACTGCTCTCGCTTGCGCTCGGCATCGGCGCGAACACAGCCATCTTCAGCTTCATCGACACGCTGATGCTCCGGTCGCTGCCCGTCAAAGATCCTGCGCAGCTCATGTTCTTCGGCCGCGAGGGCGAATCGGGCATTACCGATGACATTGCATCAACCACCCTCTACTCCTATCCGTTCTTTCGCGAGATGCAGAAGCGGAACAGCGTCTTCTCCGATGTCGCTGCCCTCCTAAGCATGTTGGACACCATCCACGGCACCATCGAGGGGCAGGACGCCATGCAGCCCATGCGCGTGCAGCTCGTCTCCGGCTCGTACTTTCCCACTCTCGGCGTCCAGGCGATTCAGGGCCGCGCCCTCACCGAAGCCGACGACACGACCGAAGGCGATCATCCTGTCGTCGTGGTCAGCTACGCATGGTGGAAACGTGCCCTCGCCAGCGACCCCGCCGTCCTGAGCCGCAAGCTGATATTGGGCACAACGAAATTTGACATCGTCGGCGTAGCTCCCCCGGAGTTCTTCGGGACCAGCGTAGGAGAAGAGCCAGACATGTGGGCCCCCCTGTCGATGATGCACTCCGTGCCCCCGATGTGGGACGGCTACAAGAAGAACTTCTGGGACGGGATGTACGTCATCGGCCGGCTAAAACCCGGCGTCTCACCCGAACAGGCCACCTCGAACGTCAACCTGCTCTACCAGCAGATCATCCGTTCGTTTCCGGACGCCGATCTCAGCGAGCGAAACCTTGGCTACCTTCAGCGTGCTCACGTCGAACTGACACCCATGTCAAAGGGCCTCTCTTCACTGCGCCGCCGATTCTCCGATCCACTCCGGGTTCTGATGGGGATCACGGCACTCGTGCTGCTGATTGCCTGCGCAAACATCGCCAACCTCCTGCTTGCGCGCTCAACAGCGCGAGCCCGGGAACTCGCGGTGCGCCAGGCGCTGGGAGCAGGCCGTCTGCGCATCGTCCGCCAACTGCTGACCGAAAGCCTGGTGCTCGCGCTTACCGGAGGTCTGCTTGGCGTTGGCCTTGCGCGCATCGCTGACAGGCTGCTGCTGCGAATGATCTCCGGAGGGCCTGATCTCGTGCCTCTCGATGTGTCGCTCAACACGCATCTGCTGGTGTTTACCTTCGTGGTCGCGGTCAGCACGGCGATTCTGTTCGGCATCATCCCCGCCTTCCGCAGCACGCGCCTTGAACTGACGGAGGCCCTCAAGGATGGCCGCTCAAGCTCGTCCAGGGGCAGCTCGAAAAGCCGCGTCGGGAAGGTCCTCATCGTCTCGCAGATCGCGCTCTCGCTCGTCCTCATGGTGGGGGCTGTCCTGTTCATCCGCACCCTGATGAATCTCAACAACATCGACACCGGTTTCAACCGCGAGGGCGTTCTGCGGCTCGACATCGACTCCAACGTCACCGGCCTCAAGTCAGATGACCCACGCATGATCGCCATGTTCCAGCAGATCGAGCAGCGAGTGAGCGCTCTGCCCGGCGTGAAGGCCGCAAGCTTTGCATCGTTCCTCTTCAGCCAGGGAAGCTGGAGCACATCCATCCGCGTCGTAGGCCAGAATCTCAATGACCAGGTGAATATCAAGCACAACGTCGTTGGCAACGGATACCTCGCGACCATGCAGATCCCGCTCCTCGCCGGACGCAACTTCGGGCCGCAGGATACCGCCACATCGCACAAGGTCGCCATCATCAGTGAGCACATGGTGAAGGATCTGTTCCCCGCCGGTGTCAATCCCATAGGCCACCACTACTACGACGGTCTCGATGCCCTGCCGGACACCGAAGTCGAGGTGATCGGCATCGCCAAGGACGTCAAGTTCGGCAGCCTGCAGGAGCGCCCGCAGTACATCGACTACATGCCCAACCCGCAGCATCCCTGGGGTTACGGCACGCTGGCGGTACGTTACACCGGCAACTTCGAGACCGTCTCTCGCGCGGTCCAACAGGCCATCCACTCCGTCAACCCGCGGCTGCCCATCAGCAACATCGGCACGCTCGACGAGCAGGTATCGCGCACCCTCACCTACCATCGCATCGTCGCGCAGCTCTCAGCCTTCTTCGGCCTGCTGGCGGTCTTTCTCTCCTGCATCGGAATCTACGGATTGATGTCGTACATGGTGGGCAAGCGCACCAGCGAGATCGGAATCCGCATCGCCATCGGCGCCAGCCGCGCCAGCGTGCGCTGGCTGGTGCTGCGGGAGATTGCAGTCCTTACGGCCATCGGAATCGCCATCGGAATTCCCGTCACTCTCGGCGCCAGTCGCGTCGTGGGAGCAATGCTCTACGGACTTCACGGCGCCGATGCCTCGAGCGTCCTGGCCTCTGTCGTGGCTCTTCTGGCCGTCGCGCTTCTGGCAGCCTACCTGCCTGCAAGACGAGCAGCCAGTGTCGATCCGGTGATTGCCCTTCGTTACGAGTAG
- a CDS encoding gamma carbonic anhydrase family protein yields MIRSYQGRTPVIPQSCYVDPSAQVIGDVELGEQASIWMNAVVRGDVNSIRIGAKSNVQDCAVLHGMRNLYAVTVGEMVTIGHNATVHGCTLEDYVLVGIGAVILNDARIGEGSIIAAGAVIPEHTVIPPRSLVVGVPGKVKKALGEEDRKMIARYAQNYLDYTAIYLAERAE; encoded by the coding sequence ATGATTCGAAGCTACCAGGGCAGGACGCCGGTCATTCCCCAGAGCTGTTACGTTGATCCTTCAGCGCAGGTGATCGGCGATGTCGAGCTGGGAGAGCAGGCCAGCATCTGGATGAATGCGGTCGTGCGGGGAGATGTGAACTCCATCCGGATCGGCGCGAAGAGCAACGTGCAGGACTGCGCCGTGCTGCATGGGATGCGGAATCTCTATGCGGTTACGGTGGGGGAGATGGTGACGATCGGGCATAACGCCACCGTTCACGGATGTACGCTGGAAGACTATGTGCTGGTGGGAATCGGCGCGGTCATCCTGAATGACGCCCGCATCGGCGAGGGCTCGATTATCGCGGCTGGCGCTGTGATCCCGGAGCACACCGTAATTCCTCCGCGATCGCTGGTGGTGGGGGTTCCGGGCAAGGTGAAGAAAGCTCTGGGCGAGGAAGACCGGAAGATGATTGCGCGATATGCGCAGAATTACCTGGACTATACCGCGATCTATCTGGCGGAGAGAGCGGAGTGA
- a CDS encoding pyridoxal phosphate-dependent aminotransferase, whose product MGGKSVMAQVVVAKGRGLVLSELAPRMVQSEIRAMSVESDRVGGVNLAQGVCDTEVPQVVAEAANAAIRDGHNIYTRLDGIARLRRAIAEKTERMQGMVVDPEREVLVASGATGAFHAVAMALFDPGDEVLLFEPFYGYHVGALRSMRVVPVAVELTAPEWSLDLDRVRAAITAKTRAILVNTPSNPAGKVFTRQELEGLAEIAREFDLFVLTDEIYEHFIYGDAKHLSPATLDGMRERTIVMSGFSKTFSVTGWRIGYVIANAKWMGAISYFHDLLYVCAPAPFQYGVAAGVEQLGRTFYAGLALEHEGKREMLVCALRDAGMAPHVPDGAYYILASTAGLQGVLSGDTAAQKARSLLAKTGVAAVAGSAFFRPGKGEDLLRFCFAKKDEDLEEACRRLRGLQ is encoded by the coding sequence ATGGGGGGCAAATCGGTTATGGCGCAGGTTGTTGTTGCGAAGGGACGCGGACTTGTTCTGAGCGAGCTTGCTCCGCGGATGGTGCAATCGGAGATTCGCGCCATGTCGGTGGAGAGCGATCGCGTGGGTGGAGTAAACCTGGCGCAGGGTGTCTGCGACACCGAGGTTCCGCAGGTGGTTGCCGAGGCCGCCAATGCCGCGATTCGCGACGGCCACAACATCTACACGCGGCTGGATGGGATTGCGCGGCTACGGCGGGCGATCGCAGAAAAGACGGAGAGGATGCAGGGCATGGTCGTCGATCCGGAGCGCGAGGTGCTGGTGGCGAGCGGAGCCACGGGAGCGTTCCACGCCGTGGCCATGGCGCTGTTCGACCCCGGAGACGAGGTGCTGCTGTTCGAGCCCTTCTATGGCTATCACGTTGGAGCGCTGCGTTCCATGCGCGTAGTTCCGGTGGCAGTGGAGCTGACTGCTCCGGAATGGTCGCTCGACCTTGATCGCGTGCGTGCGGCGATCACCGCAAAGACACGGGCCATCCTCGTCAATACGCCGTCGAACCCGGCGGGGAAGGTATTTACCCGCCAGGAGCTGGAAGGGCTCGCGGAGATTGCGCGTGAGTTCGACCTGTTTGTGCTGACAGACGAGATCTACGAGCACTTTATCTACGGGGACGCGAAGCATCTTTCGCCAGCGACGCTCGACGGCATGCGCGAGCGCACGATTGTGATGTCTGGCTTCTCGAAGACCTTCTCGGTGACGGGCTGGCGTATCGGATATGTCATCGCCAACGCGAAGTGGATGGGTGCAATCAGCTACTTTCACGACCTGCTGTATGTCTGTGCTCCAGCGCCGTTCCAGTATGGCGTGGCTGCGGGAGTGGAACAGCTGGGCAGGACGTTTTACGCCGGTCTTGCGCTGGAGCATGAGGGCAAGCGCGAGATGCTGGTCTGTGCGCTGCGCGATGCCGGCATGGCTCCTCATGTTCCCGATGGAGCGTACTACATCCTTGCCTCTACTGCGGGATTGCAGGGCGTACTGAGCGGTGATACGGCCGCGCAGAAGGCACGCTCGCTGCTGGCGAAGACGGGCGTTGCCGCTGTGGCGGGGTCGGCCTTCTTCCGGCCAGGCAAGGGCGAAGACCTGCTGCGGTTTTGTTTTGCGAAGAAGGATGAAGATCTGGAAGAGGCTTGCCGGAGGTTGCGCGGGCTGCAGTGA
- a CDS encoding glycosyltransferase, protein MRAPRVAYLPDSYHEVNGVAHTSRNFVAYAERHALPFLCIRAGQRQPQFEHLTEIRTLELARSRAAIRIEKDLQFDPLFFRHAPAIRRELLRFRPDLIHITGPSELGIFGAYFAWKQGIPLAASWHTNVHEYAARRMNWLTRRLSARFAAQIEQGVEHGSLWATTRFYALARVLFAPNDELCTMLAKATGKPCHLMQRGVDTEQFSPAHRTRPLDDPTLVLGYVGRLSIEKNVALLARIEHELLQMGITSFRFLIVGHGSEESNLRTTLRQADFAGVLRGAELAAAYANMDLFVFPSYTDTFGNVVLEALSSGVPAIVTTGGGPKYIVRDQATGFVTTEEGFAPAIAALARDRARLTQMRTAAREYALTCSWDAVFSRVYDGYREMLSPAL, encoded by the coding sequence ATGCGCGCGCCGCGGGTTGCCTATCTCCCCGACTCCTATCACGAGGTCAACGGCGTCGCCCATACCAGCCGCAACTTCGTCGCCTACGCGGAGCGCCATGCACTACCCTTTCTCTGCATTCGCGCAGGTCAGCGGCAACCGCAGTTTGAGCACCTCACCGAGATCCGCACCCTGGAGCTTGCCCGCTCTCGCGCCGCCATCCGCATCGAAAAGGACCTCCAGTTCGATCCTCTCTTCTTCCGCCACGCCCCTGCCATCCGGCGTGAGCTGCTTCGCTTCCGCCCCGATCTGATCCACATCACCGGCCCCAGCGAGCTTGGCATCTTCGGCGCCTACTTCGCCTGGAAGCAGGGCATTCCCCTCGCGGCCTCCTGGCACACCAACGTGCACGAGTACGCCGCCCGGCGCATGAACTGGCTTACGCGCCGGCTTTCCGCGCGTTTCGCAGCACAGATTGAGCAGGGCGTCGAGCATGGCTCCCTATGGGCCACCACGCGCTTCTATGCATTGGCGCGTGTCCTCTTCGCTCCGAACGACGAGCTCTGCACCATGCTCGCAAAGGCCACCGGAAAACCGTGCCACCTGATGCAGCGCGGCGTCGATACCGAACAGTTCTCTCCCGCGCATCGCACACGCCCGCTTGACGATCCTACGCTGGTCCTCGGCTATGTCGGCCGCCTCTCCATTGAAAAGAACGTGGCGCTGCTCGCACGCATCGAGCACGAGCTCCTGCAGATGGGCATCACCAGCTTCCGCTTCCTGATCGTCGGCCACGGCAGCGAAGAATCAAACCTCCGCACCACGCTTCGCCAGGCCGACTTCGCCGGCGTGCTGCGAGGTGCAGAACTTGCCGCAGCCTACGCCAACATGGACCTCTTCGTCTTTCCCTCGTATACCGACACCTTCGGCAATGTCGTGCTTGAGGCGCTCTCAAGCGGCGTTCCCGCCATCGTCACCACGGGAGGCGGACCGAAGTACATCGTCCGCGATCAGGCGACCGGCTTCGTCACCACAGAAGAGGGATTCGCCCCAGCCATTGCCGCCCTCGCGCGCGACCGCGCACGACTCACCCAAATGCGCACCGCCGCACGGGAATACGCGCTCACCTGCAGCTGGGATGCGGTCTTTTCACGCGTGTACGACGGTTACCGCGAAATGCTAAGTCCGGCTCTCTGA
- a CDS encoding PadR family transcriptional regulator: MHVKRDEIPPGTLYLLILKALSLHGPLHGYEMANFIQQRSEDVLQVEEGSLYPALQRMLLKGWVEAEWGVTAGNRRARYYRLTQAGRKQLALELSQFERVFGAIQRITQIA, encoded by the coding sequence ATGCACGTGAAGCGAGACGAAATCCCGCCCGGAACCCTTTACCTCCTCATCTTGAAGGCTCTCTCCCTGCACGGGCCGCTGCATGGCTATGAGATGGCGAACTTTATCCAGCAGAGGTCAGAGGACGTCCTGCAGGTGGAGGAAGGCTCCCTCTACCCTGCCCTGCAGCGCATGTTACTGAAGGGATGGGTCGAGGCGGAATGGGGCGTGACCGCAGGCAATCGCCGCGCCCGCTACTATCGGCTTACGCAGGCAGGTCGCAAGCAGCTTGCGCTTGAGCTCTCGCAGTTCGAGCGTGTCTTCGGGGCCATTCAACGGATCACCCAGATCGCCTAA